From Anticarsia gemmatalis isolate Benzon Research Colony breed Stoneville strain chromosome 3, ilAntGemm2 primary, whole genome shotgun sequence, one genomic window encodes:
- the IntS2 gene encoding integrator complex subunit 2: protein MDATFMKPIQPHIFKAIKDLDIATLMKCSPDEIRPIIPCLVRMALISPLDVTKYCAEAKKDVLIILSGIDLVNFIVSLLSIEFNTLETDLKKEQQMRQKSGSQCTETFLIQSVSNGITNDFEQSDSPRRVRLVLSELLQMQAQLVEYNQNKHSNPEYTIKPSELFDNDVYLEEVTDVICISLAELPNLLNICDIVEVLLHVNKGPIIISWVVANMPDTLQEVAESLVMNADRSEEGGIRAKTLATLCAACPHLAASVRAKAASASRLPSLVITLTLSHHQDDLVSFMSGLILGSDQTSRAWFATFLRNSHKRGKGDGHAALTKLRQELLNRLKEATAGVDASALLRLYCALRGIAGIKFQDDEVAGLLRLVTQKPPPTPAGVRFVSLSLCMILACPSLMAAPEHEKKAIEWVQWLVKEEAYFESNSGVTASFGEMLLLIAIHFHSGQLTAVGELVCATLGMRVPVRPNGLARIKQAFTQEIFTEQVVTAHAVKVPVTVNLNSNIPGYLPVHCIHQLLKSRAFSKHKVPIKNWIYRQICNCTAPLHPVMPALVEVYVNSILVINNKGTNEYVNKPIMEEEIRKVFRNSIFGANFDVQTKPFTPMEVDNGESAIDITIEKPTLASQLLLIYYLLLYEDVRLSNTATLIANGRKVKSYSAAFLSELPIKYLLHQAQKDQMSYGGLFSPLLRLLATHFPQLSLVDDWMDDQIFGDINRHQVDVNLSDTSINEALQTIEENPYKTGKILKAMLNKNPTDIWPFAETFVKYFKNVLGDQVPRHIQELYHEVWLRLNTVLPRCLWIMTINALLDINGITKNVTITQENVLVDPLQVLRCDIRVFRCGPILKIILRILEASLAASRSQLSRHLLDKPLLEKSGQLTSDAEREELKNALVAAQESAALQILLEACLETPEDESKPELMWSLREVRSIICSFLHQIFISEPSLAKLVHFQGYPRELLPVTVQGIPSMHICLDFIPELLSQASLEKQIFAVDLVSHLSIQYALPKAMSIARLCVNTLSTLLSVLPSDLRLELFQPVLKSLVRICTAFPSLLEDITSLLLQLGRICESQASLGHCWNDTSILGEGAYVPAEAQPETKVLVAEVLCRDIKLTMSEIVDNALLNDKLY, encoded by the exons ATGGATGCAACGTTTATGAAACCGATACAACCTCACATCTTTAAAGCTATTAAAGATTTAGATATTGCTACGCTTATGAAATGCTCACCGGACGAAATAAGACCTATAATACCATGTCTCGTACGTATGGCACTGATATCTCCACTAGATGTCACCAAGTACTGTGCTGAAGCTAAGAAGGATGTTCTCATCATACTCTCCGGTATAGACCTGGTCAATTTTATCGTATCACTGTTATCTATCGAATTTAACACTTTGGAAACTGATCTTAAAAAGGAGCAACAAATGAG GCAAAAGAGTGGATCACAATGCACAGAAACTTTCCTCATTCAAAGTGTCTCCAATGGAATAACAAATGACTTTGAACAGTCTGACTCACCACGGCGTGTTCGTCTTGTGTTATCTGAACTACTACAGATGCAGGCTCAGCTAGTAGAATATAACCAAAACAAGCACAGCAACCCAGAATATACTATAAAACCATCAGAACTATTTGACAATGATGTTTATCTAGAGGAGGTTACTGATGTTATTTGTATAAGTCTGGCTGAATTACCCAACTTACTGAACATATGTGATATTGTTGAAGTATTACTTCATGTCAATAAAGGTCCCATCATAATATCATGGGTGGTTGCTAATATGCCTGACACACTACAAGAAG tggcTGAGTCTCTAGTGATGAATGCTGATAGGAGTGAAGAAGGTGGAATTAGAGCTAAGACACTTGCCACTCTTTGTGCTGCCTGTCCTCACCTGGCAGCTTCTGTGAGAGCCAAAGCAGCATCAGCATCACGGTTACCTTCGTTGGTGATCACATTAACTTTATCACATCATCAAGATGATTTG GTTTCTTTCATGTCTGGGCTTATACTTGGATCAGATCAAACAAGCAGAGCTTGGTTTGCGACATTCTTGCGGAACTCGCACAAAAGGGGCAAAGGGGATGGTCATGCAGCATTAACTAAATTACGTCAAGAATTGCTTAACAGATTGAAGGAAGCCACTGCTGGTGTTGATGCCTCTGCACTTTTGAGGCTTTATTGTGCACTTAGAGGCATTGCAGGGATTAAGTTTCAAGATGATGAAGTTGCTGGCTTGTTGAGACTCGTTACCCAGAAACCACCACCTACACCGGCTGGAGTTCGATTTGTTTCTTTAAGCTTATGTATGATACTGGCTTGTCCATCTCTGATGG CTGCACCTGAACATGAAAAAAAAGCCATTGAATGGGTGCAGTGGTTGGTAAAGGAGGAAGCATACTTTGAAAG CAATTCAGGAGTGACGGCATCATTTGGCGAAATGTTGTTACTAATAGCAATTCACTTCCACTCAGGACAGCTCACTGCTGTGGGTGAACTTGTATGTGCCACTCTGGGCATGCGAGTGCCAGTCCGCCCGAATGGTCTGGCTAGAATAAAACAGGCATTTACACAAGAAATATTTACTGAACAA GTTGTTACAGCCCATGCTGTAAAAGTGCCAGTCACAGTTAATTTGAACAGCAATATTCCTGGTTATTTACCAGTTCATTGCATACATCAACTGTTAAAATCTCGAGCATTTTCTAAACATAAAGTCCCAATAAAAAATTGGATATACCGCCAAATATGCAACTGTACGGCACCACTACATCCAGTCATGCCAGCATTAGTAGAAGTTTATGTCAACTCTATTCTTGTTATCAACAACAAGGGTACAAACGAATATGTAAATAAACCCATAATGGAAGAAGAAATCAGAAAAGTTTTCCGAAATTCCATTTTCGGAGCTAATTTTGATGTACAAACTAAACCATTTACACCAATGGAAGTCGACAATGGAGAATCAGCAATTGACATAACTATTGAAAAACCAACATTAGCGTCGcaacttttattaatatactacCTCTTATTATATGAGGATGTGAGACTATCAAATACAGCTACACTTATCGCAAACGGGAGGAAAGTTAAAAGTTATTCTGCAGCCTTTTTATCAGaactaccaataaaatatttattgcaccAAGCTCAAAAGGACCAAATGAGCTATGGAGGGTTATTCAGCCCTTTACTGCGTCTGTTAGCCACTCACTTCCCTCAGTTATCACTTGTTGATGACTGGATGGATGATCAAATCTTTGGAGATATTAATCGCCATCAAGTCGACGTAAACCTTTCGGATACGTCAATAAATGAGGCCTTACAGACTATTGAAGAAAACCCTTACAAAacaggaaaaatattaaaagctatGCTCAATAAAAACCCAACTGATATTTGGCCTTTTGCTGAAACATTTGTGaagtactttaaaaatgtacttgGTGATCAAGTACCTCGGCATATACAAGAATTATATCATGAAGTTTGGCTGCGCTTAAACACAGTGCTACCTCGCTGCCTGTGGATTATGACGATCAATGCATTATTGGACATCAATGGCATTACCAAAAACGTTACTATTACGCAAGAGAATGTTTTAGTAGATCCGCTTCAAGTATTGCGATGCGATATACGTGTTTTTAGATGTGGACCGatactgaaaataattttaaggatTTTAGAGGCGAGTTTAGCTGCGTCTAGAAGTCAACTCAGTAGACATTTACTTGATAAACCATTACTTGAAAAAAGTGGTCAACTTACATCAGATGCCGAAAGAGAAGAATTAAAGAATGCCTTAGTAGCCGCACAGGAGAGTGCTGCTcttcaaatattattagaagCGTGTTTAGAGACACCAGAAGACGAATCTAAACCTGAACTGATGTGGTCTTTGCGAGAAGTTAGAAGTATAATATGCTCTTTCcttcatcaaatatttatttcggaGCCATCCCTCGCTAAACTGGTACATTTTCAAGGATATCCGCGAGAACTTCTTCCTGTTACTGTTCAAGGAATACCCTCTATGCATATATGTCTTGATTTTATACCAGAACTTCTCAGTCAAGCTTCTCTCGAAAAACAGATATTTGCCGTCGATCTTGTGTCCCATTTATCCATACAATATGCATTACCGAAAGCCATGTCTATAGCGAGGCTGTGTGTTAACACACTATCTACGTTATTATCGGTGCTCCCAAGTGACTTGCGTTTGGAACTATTTCAACCGGTCTTGAAATCTCTCGTACGAATCTGTACGGCATTCCCTTCACTTTTGGAAGACATTACTTCATTGTTGTTACAACTTGGACGAATATGCGAATCGCAAGCTTCTCTCGGACACTGCTGGAACGATACTAGTATATTAGGAGAAGGCGCTTACGTCCCCGCAGAAGCACAACCAGAGACAAAAGTCTTGGTTGCTGAGGTTTTATGCAGAGACATAAAATTAACGATGTCTGAGATAGTAGACAACGCACTTCTAAATGATAAGCTGTACTAA